Genomic window (Pseudomonas sp. L5B5):
CGGGTCTGCTCGGACAGGCTGGCATTGATTTCGAAAAAACTGGCCAGGGTGCTTTTCATCCGGGCCATGGACACGCTCAGCTGGTCCACCTCCAGCACTGGCGAGCGACGTGATGCCGGGTAATGGAAGTCGAAGCTGCGGATGGCATCGGCTTCCTGCACCAGGGTGCGCAGCGGGCGGACCAGGATGCGCGAGATCAGCCAGCCCAGGGGCAGGCACAACAGCAAGGTGGTCAGGGTAATCAGTGCACCTTGCCAGCGCAGGCGGTAGGCATCGGCCAGCAACTCATCCTCGGGTACCAGCATGTCCAGTTGCAGCCCGCCGGGACCGCCTTCGGCAATATGGCTGCTGGCCACGATCCAGCTGCGGCCCTGAGCCTGCAAATGGCCATTTACGATCCGGCCTTGCAACAGGGCATCGAGTGCCGGGGTTAGGTCGCTAGCCTTGATCAGGCGCGCGGAGCGTTGCTCCAGCAACAGCCTGTGGCTATCGGGATAGGCCACGACGTTGCCCTGGTCATCCAGCAGGGCAATTTCGGTGGCGGGGGTGACCCGATGCTTGGCCAGGGTCGAGGACAGCTGTTCCAGGGTCAGGTCGGCGGCGATGACTGCCATCTTGCCGCTGCTGCGGGCCAGGGTGGTGCCGACGTTGAGGGTGGAATAGAACACGTAGGGCCGGGTGGTGATCTGGTCGGCATTGCCCCGGGCATTGGCAAACCAGTCGCGGGCCCGCGGGTCGTAGCGTTCGTCGGCGTGTTCCAGGCGCCCGAGCAGTACCAGCCCGGCGTCATAGAACAGGGATTGGGAGCGGACCTTGCCGGTGTCGGCTTCGCGCTCGATGCTCCACACCTCATAGGCGCTGTTCGCCGGTGCCTGGCGCTTGTTCCTGAGTTGGACGTCGCGCAGGGGACGCACCATGAAGAAGTCGCCATTGGCATACCCCAGGTACAGCGAAGCCAGGTCCGGGTTGTCCTGCAATGCCTGGCTGAAGGGCCTGAGCAGGGTCAGGCGTTGCACCAGGTCCGGTGCCTGGGCCTCGGGGCTGCCCGCCAGCAGGCTCAGCAAGTGGCGAATGGGTTCGTAAGTGGATTTGAGGTCGCCGCGCACATCCTGCTCGATGCGCTGGAAGAGCTTTTCGCTGCTGTCCAGGATGATGCGGGTGGTGGCGTGGTAGTTGTAGATGCCCAGTACTATCCCGGTCAGGAGCAGCAGCAGGGTGAACATTGCGCTGATATGGATATGAAGAGGGAAGCGGCGCTGTGCGGGCAAGGGCGTGCTCGGCATTCCATTTCTCTCCAGGGGCGCATCGGGCGGGGCTCAGAAACCAAGCATAGTTAAGGCAGCCGTTCCTGCCTCGGTCTTGCCCGGGGCTAGTGGGCGTCGACTCATTCGCAGGTGTGCGCTTCATGGATGCGGGTCACGGCGAAGAATACTGGCCTTTTGATATCTTTCTGGCAAGAGGGTGAAGCGACAGGCGACCGCCAGTTCGTGGCGGCCGTGATGTGCGGGTGGAGTCTGGAGTCAGGCAGCAGGCTGGCGCTGGTGCTCGATATGCCGGTGCAGGGACTGGGTAAAGTGCACCAGTGCCAGGTCGAGGTCGCGCACCGTGGCGTTGAGCGTGTCGATCCCGCTGTTGTCCTGGCAGGCCTGTTCCAGGGCTTCGCAACGGCGATACAGGGTGTCGGCCCCGACCATCAGCGCCGAGCCCTTGACCTTGTGGGCCAGGGTCCGCAGTTCGGCCTGGTTGCCGACGGCAATCAGCCCCAGCATCCGGCGATCGTCGTGACAGCATTGCAGCAGCTCCCTGAGCATGCGCAAGGCAAACGAGGTTTCGCCACGGGTGAGGGTCCGCAGGGCCGCCATGTTGAAGCAGTCCGCCCTGGGCAGCGGATCGAGCATCGCCAACTTGCGGCCCAGCAGGTTGATGCCCAGCGGCTTGAACAGGCAATCGTGCATGCCGGCGTCCAGGCAATGCTGGACGGTTTCCCGGTCGTGACTGGCGCTGTAGCCGATCACGGTCATCGGCGGGCGTTGGGTCCGGGCTTCGTCCCGGCGTATGGCTTCGGCCAGCTGGCAGCCGTTCATCCCGGGCATGTTGCAGTCGACGATCAGCAGGTCGAAGTCCCCGGCCTGCCACAGCCGGTAGGCCTGCATGCCATCCTCGGCGCAGGTGACCCGGTGTCCCAGGTATTCCAACTGCCCGTGCAGGAGCACCAGGCTGGCGGGATGGTCGTCCGCCAGCAGGATGTCCAGCGGTGGGCTGGCGATCTGGTGCGCCGGTTCCTCGGCTACTGGGACGGGCGCCACGCGTCCGGCCAGCGATAACCGGACCCGGGCTTCGGTGCCGCTGCCGCTGCGCCCGTGCAGACTCAGGCTGCCGCCCATCTTCTGGCACAGGTGATGGCTGATGGGCAGGCCCAGCCCAGTGCTGTCGCGGGGCGACTGGCCGTTCGTGGCGGATTGGGCAAAGGGTTGCAGCAACACGCGTTGACGTTGCTCCTCGGCGATGCCTGGCCCGGTATCCAGCACCTGCAGGCGCAGCTTGAACTGATCCGGTTGGGTGTCGGGCATCAGGTTCAGCCTGACCCTGACCTCGCCCTGGTGGGTGAACTTGATCGCATTGCTCAGCAGGTTGCTCAGTACCTGCTTGAAGCGCAAGGCATCGATCAGTACCTGAGGCTCGGGCTGCGGGACGTTGAATTCCAGGTGCAGGTCCAGGTGGTTGCGTCGGGCCAGCACCTGGAAGATTCCCAGCACCGGGTCGACGCAGTCCCGCAGGCGGATCCAGTCCGGGTTCAGCGACATCTGTCCGGATTCGATCCGGGTCACGTCCAGCAGGTCCGCCAGCAGTTCTCGCAGGTCCCTGGCGGCCCCCAGTGCCAGCTCCATGGAGGAGCGGTTCGGGTCCAGCGGCTGGGTGCGGCGCAGCACTAGTTCCAGCAGGCCGACCAGGGCATTGAGCGGGGTGCGGATCTCGTGGCCGATGTTGCCCAGGAACCGGCTCTTTTCCCGGCTGGTTTCCTGTGCCTGATGCTTGTCGGCCTCCAGCGCCTGGGCAGTGCGCAATGCCTCCTGCAACGAGGTCCGGCTACGGCGCAGTCGGCAGGACAACCAGGCCAGGCCCAGTCCTGCAACCAGGAGCAAGGTCCAGGGGGCGGGTTGTTGCAGCAGGGACTCGATCATCGCCCCGGCCTGCGGACTGACCAGGACACCAGGGGTGGGCTGTTCATATCAGTGCATGGCGCTTGGCCAGGTCCACCAGGGTGTTCATGGAGGTGGTCGCCAGCTTTTGCATGATGCGCTTCTTGTAGGTGCTGACGGTCTTGTTGCTGAGGAACATCCCCACGGCGATCTGCTGGTTGGTCTGCCCCATGGCGAACAGCTGCATGACCATCAGTTCCCGGTCGTTCAGCGAGTTGAACTGGGCCAGTTCAAGGGGTTCCCCCAGTGCCGCCCGGTTGGCCAGCAGCGCCTGGCTGGGGAAGTAGTTGTAGCCGTTGCAGATGGCCTTGATGGCGCTGAGCAGTTCGCTCAGGTCCTGTTGCTTGCAGACGAAGCCGCTGGCGCCGGCGCGCATGCAGCGATTGGCGAACAGGGTCGCCGACTGGGCGGTCAGGACCAGGGTCCGCAAGGGGCCGTGCATGTTGTTGAAGCGCTCCAGGAGTTCCAGGCCGTCCAGCTTGGGAATGCAGATATCGAGGATGATCAGGTCCGGCTCGTACTCGCGGACCATCTGCAGGGCATCGACGCCGTTGTCGGTCTCACCAATGACCACGTAGCCCTCGTGCTCCAGGAGAAAACGGATGGCCAGGCGTATGACGGGATGGTCGTCGATGATAAGTACCGAGCGCATGCTGGCCTCCTGCCGATGAATGGAAAGCCCGAACAGTAGCCCAGCAGCCTTGGGGAAGGCGTTGCGAAAAAGTCCATAGAACCAATTCAAGAACGGTCCTACAGCGAATAAGGGGAGGTATTACAGTGAGGTGGCAGTGAGAGGAAGCCCATGCGGGCAGGTCAGCGGGAAAGGCCGCCCCCTGGAGGAGGGCGGCCCGGGTTTCAAGGTGCTTTCTGGTCGATACCGGCCTGCAGCAACTGGCTGTCACTGTGGCCGCCGACACGCAGCGGGCCCAGGTTGAATACCTGGTCCTTCTGGGTGGCGTCGTCCTGCTTGCGGGTCAGTTCATTGCCACTGCCCAGGGCCAGGTTGACGGGCGACTTGGACAGGTTGACCCCGGCGTCGACGCGATAGTCCGAGCCGGCCAGTGCGGTGCTGGTGACCCGCGAGCCGCCAAGGTCGACGCGTCCGTCGCTGGCACCGATGCGGGCACCGGTCAGCTTGGTTTCACCGCTGACCGACAGGTTGACTCCCTGCCGGCCACTGATGCCCGAGGCCCGCTCCACGCTGTCCTTGCCCTGGTGGCTGAGGTTCAGGTTCAAGGTCGGGGTGTAGGAAGTATTGCCGCTCTTGTCGCCGAACAGCACGTTTTCCGTGGTGTTGGCCACGCTGGCACCAGTGGTGGTCTTCTCGTTGACCGAGTAGCTGTCGCTGGTCTTGGGCCAGAAACGTTCCTTCAGGCTGGAGAAGCGATTGCCCACGGCGTCGGCCTTGTCGGCCAGGTAGCCCTTGGCCTTGTCCACGCTCGTGCCGATGGCACCGCGAGGCTCGGGGTTGACGTCGTAGCTGGCGCTGCGGCTGAGCTTCTCGCCCAGGCGCTCCTTGGCGTTGCCGGCCTGGCTGACCAGGCTGTCCTTGGCCGAACCGAGCTTGTCGACGCCCTTGTCGACGGCGTTCTCCAGTTTTTCCCGGTGCTTGCCGAAGCTTTTCTCGGCCTTGGCCTGCAGGTCGTCCTTGAGCGGGCCGGCGGGTTTGGCCAGCTTGCTCACCAACCCTGGCTGGTTCTTCTCCACATCCAGCTTGGCGTCGAGGTTGACCTGGGTGGAGCGCACCCGATCCTGGCGACTTTCGACGATCAGGTCGCCACCGATGGCCCCGTCGACCCGTTGCGCGTCGATGTGCGCACCGGCCAGGTGCACGTTGCCGGCACTGGCGAGCAGGACCTGGTCGGCCTTGATCAGGCTGTCGTGCTGGGTGGTGTTCTGGCGCCGGTCGACGTCGATCTTGGCCCGGGCGTTGATGCCGTGGGCATTCTTCGACGATCCCTGCTCGGCGTCGGTCGGGGTGGTCTGGCTCAGGTTGGCCCCGGCTCCGAGGGTCAGGCCCCAGTTGTTGTGGACCTGGGTGGCTTGCGCCGATTCCTGCTGGATGCCGCCCTGGGCGGCATCGAGTACCACCTTGCCGGCGTCGATCCGGGTGCCTTGCAGGTGAATCGCGTCATCGCCACTGGCGGCGCTGGCGAGCGTTACCTGACCCTGACTGTAGAACTGGCCGCCACGCTGGTCCTGGTCCTGCTCGGAGACTCGGCCGATGTTGAAGTTGGCGCTGAGGTTGGCGCTCTTGCCGCTGCTCTGCTCGCTGCTGGTCTTGCCACCACCGGCCGTAAGGCCGCCACCGAGGTTGCTGCCCTGGCTGGCGTGGGTGTCGGTCGCGGCTTGCAGGTCGAGCTTGCCGCCGGCATTGAGGCTGATATCCCCGGTGGGGCGCGCGGCGTTGCCGATCTGGGTGCCTTGCAGGGTCAGGTTGCCGCCACTGTCGAGCTGCACCTTGCCCTGGCCCTGGATACTGGCGACTTGCGCCTGGCTGTCTTGCTTGTCCAGGCGCTTGTGGTCCAGCTGGACCCCGGCACCGACGTTGAGATTGGTGCCGCTGCTGCCGGGCAGGGTGCCCAGGCTCAAGGAGGCATCGCCACGCAGGCTGGAGTTGCTGCTGTCCTGGCGGTCATTGGCCTGGTTCAACGCCAGCTCGCCACCGGCCTTGATCTTCACGTCGCCCTGGCCGCCATTGAACTGGCTGCCCTCGAAGCGGCCGTCGCCGGTGAGCTTGATCTCCACGCCCT
Coding sequences:
- a CDS encoding response regulator encodes the protein MIESLLQQPAPWTLLLVAGLGLAWLSCRLRRSRTSLQEALRTAQALEADKHQAQETSREKSRFLGNIGHEIRTPLNALVGLLELVLRRTQPLDPNRSSMELALGAARDLRELLADLLDVTRIESGQMSLNPDWIRLRDCVDPVLGIFQVLARRNHLDLHLEFNVPQPEPQVLIDALRFKQVLSNLLSNAIKFTHQGEVRVRLNLMPDTQPDQFKLRLQVLDTGPGIAEEQRQRVLLQPFAQSATNGQSPRDSTGLGLPISHHLCQKMGGSLSLHGRSGSGTEARVRLSLAGRVAPVPVAEEPAHQIASPPLDILLADDHPASLVLLHGQLEYLGHRVTCAEDGMQAYRLWQAGDFDLLIVDCNMPGMNGCQLAEAIRRDEARTQRPPMTVIGYSASHDRETVQHCLDAGMHDCLFKPLGINLLGRKLAMLDPLPRADCFNMAALRTLTRGETSFALRMLRELLQCCHDDRRMLGLIAVGNQAELRTLAHKVKGSALMVGADTLYRRCEALEQACQDNSGIDTLNATVRDLDLALVHFTQSLHRHIEHQRQPAA
- a CDS encoding response regulator transcription factor is translated as MRSVLIIDDHPVIRLAIRFLLEHEGYVVIGETDNGVDALQMVREYEPDLIILDICIPKLDGLELLERFNNMHGPLRTLVLTAQSATLFANRCMRAGASGFVCKQQDLSELLSAIKAICNGYNYFPSQALLANRAALGEPLELAQFNSLNDRELMVMQLFAMGQTNQQIAVGMFLSNKTVSTYKKRIMQKLATTSMNTLVDLAKRHALI